In Dehalococcoidia bacterium, the genomic window CGATGGAGAGGCGATGTTTTTGCATCTCCGTGAGCAGCTCCAGGACGCGCTTGGTCTCGGGGACGAAGTAAGCGGGCCGAGCCACATCTCGCACCTTTACGGGCCCTGCCTTGTCCACCAGGAGGCGGAGGACTTCCCGGGCATGGACCATCCCTATGATGTTGTCGATGGTCTCCTTGTAGACGGGGATGCGGCTGAAGCCGCGGCGGACGATGGTCTCGGCCACCTCTTGCAGATCGGCCTCGGCGTCCACCGCCACGATGTCGATGCGGGGCACCATCACCTCTCGCACTGTGGTGGTCCCCAACTCCATCACCGCCCTGATCATGGCCGCTTGGGCGGTGGAAGGGGTGACCCCCAAGAGGTGGGAGACAGCATCTACTAATGAGGGGGAGCCCTTACCGTCTGGGAGGAGGGAGTGGGACAGGAACTGGGCTAGGGTGGCCCATGCCCTCCACGCTGCTCCTTCCTTGGGCAAAACACGGCCCCACGCCATGGCCAGCAGAGAGCCCCCTCCCCACGCGGCCAGGGCCAGGACGCTGCCTAGGGGCCATGCCCAAAGGCCGTGCCATCGCGTCGTGAGCCAAAGGGCAGAGGCAGCAGCCATGATGGCCGTGGCCGCCCGCACCAGGTCGGCGTAGGTGGGGCAGCCCCTTGGCCCCAGGCCCCGCCCATGGTGCAGTAGCGGCACCATGGGCGGAGTTACCATGCCTGTCAGGAGGAGGGAGAGGAAGAGAAAGGACAGAGCAAGCCAGCTACTGCCGTCCACCGCCGTCCCCGGCGCCCCTACGGGTCAAAGGGCGCGCCGGCACCCCCACCACCGTGGCCCCTGCAGGCACGTCCCTCACCACCACCGAGCCTGCCCCCGTTATGGCTCCCTCGCCCACCCGCACTGGCGCCACTAGCATGGTGCCGCTGCCGATGAAGGCCCTATCCTCGATGACCGTCTGATGCTTCTGGTGCCCATCGAAGTTGCAGGTGACGGTTCCGGCCCCTATGTTGACGCCTTCCCCCACTTGGGCGTCGCCCACATAGCTGAAGTGGTTCACCTGAGTCCCCTTGCCGAGGTGGGAGTTCTTGACCTCTGCGTAGTTGCCCACCCGCACCCCGTCCTCGAGATGTGAGCCATGGCGGATGTGGGCGAAGGGCCCCACCTGCACCTCCTGGCCCAACACCGCCCCTTCTACCACCGAGGCCACCACTCGGCACCCATCGCCGATGATGGAATCGACGATGATGGTGTTAGGCCCCAGGTGGCAGCCCCGGCCCACCACGGTGTGGCCAGTCACCACCGTGTTGGCATATATGACTGTGTCTGGGCCTAATTGCACCTCGGGGCCTATGGACACAGTGAGAGGGTCCTCCACCGCCACCCCCATTTCCTGTAGCTGGGCCCATGTCTCCAGTCG contains:
- a CDS encoding hemolysin family protein; this encodes MVPLLHHGRGLGPRGCPTYADLVRAATAIMAAASALWLTTRWHGLWAWPLGSVLALAAWGGGSLLAMAWGRVLPKEGAAWRAWATLAQFLSHSLLPDGKGSPSLVDAVSHLLGVTPSTAQAAMIRAVMELGTTTVREVMVPRIDIVAVDAEADLQEVAETIVRRGFSRIPVYKETIDNIIGMVHAREVLRLLVDKAGPVKVRDVARPAYFVPETKRVLELLTEMQKHRLSIAIVVDEYGGTAGLVTLEDLLEEIVGEIVDEFDVEEEPVQRLSEDEAVVDARVSTEVLEELFGVQLEGDEFETVGGFIYHRLGRMPVTGDQVEVDGLLLRVLSVTGRRIRRVRITRTRGPSQM
- a CDS encoding DapH/DapD/GlmU-related protein, encoding MVRGRVDPQAKLRALERRWRQILHQRLETWAQLQEMGVAVEDPLTVSIGPEVQLGPDTVIYANTVVTGHTVVGRGCHLGPNTIIVDSIIGDGCRVVASVVEGAVLGQEVQVGPFAHIRHGSHLEDGVRVGNYAEVKNSHLGKGTQVNHFSYVGDAQVGEGVNIGAGTVTCNFDGHQKHQTVIEDRAFIGSGTMLVAPVRVGEGAITGAGSVVVRDVPAGATVVGVPARPLTRRGAGDGGGRQ